cacacactcgcagtGGGAACCTTGAAAAATGTTCATGTGGAATAATCATTATCATGTGGCATAATGTTAGGAATTTTAGCTGATAATGCTAGGATTTATCTGTGCTTGagggacatttaaaataaatatatatatatatatatgcttatttgctttcttgccaaagGTTGGATTAAGAAGGGGTATCGATCCAATACcatttcatgggacctttaaggggTTAAATGAAGGTTTCAGTGcattgtgcgtgcgtgtgcatacTTCTGTGTCATTGTTGAGGTTCCACAGGTCCAGACGTCCAGCTAGGTCCACACAAGCAAACAGAGCAGGGTGTGTTGGAGACCACATGGCATCATACACGTAGTCACAACTGTCCTCAAACGAGTACAACGGACGGGTACTCTATATGGAAgaacaggaagaagaacagAGGGAATATAAATAACGTGACTAATGGTACGTCTTATAGCTTTACAGCTTGTGAATGTCTCACCTTAGTGCTCCAGAGTTTGACTGTCCAGTCAAAAGAGGCTGAGATGAAGAGATGCGAGAAGTCAACGGGTCCTCCGGCACTGTGACAGCTCAGCCCGGTAACAGGGCCGTGGTGGCCCTCAAACACCTCAGTGATACCCGCtttactgtaacacacacacacacacaaacacatcaacataACTGTAAGGCGTAACATAACCCCCACCGTTCCTTTGCCACAAGCCTTTTTCTCTTACTCCCTTTTTTGTAGGAttcaattgaaaatgtattgtgttaattgttaaaaacaatatatacaaattTCCATGGTGAGATTTGTGAAGAAAgcaagaggggggggggggggatgttttttgttcatccaacaaaacaaaacatgcaagactTAAATCCCCCTTGCAATACCATGGACACAGTGCCAGGCACACCCAACACTTCAATATTCAGTGGAAAACACAGCGCTTTCAAGCCGGAGAGCGGAGTTTACtttgcagcaaaaacaaaatactttcctCCAGGAATTGTTGTTCATTACTCGGGAATGTCTTGACTATCATTGCCGCATGatgctcactttttctggctaaactccacTACCATGGCTACTGAAAGGACCGTCCTCAGGCGGTGCTTGTAGCCGGCTCCCAGTCATCTATTGGAGCTCTTTAGCGGCTAAATACCACCAGCAACTGCTCCTCGGAATTTATCCTTCTATGGCACTATAGACTGTGATTTACTTAGtgtaaaatacttttattgCAGGTATGTAATGGTCTATTAGTGAAAACGATTATCACTTTAAGGGCAAATAGCACCCTGCAAATATCTATAAAAAGTGTACAATGTATGATACtgaaaaagactgaaaaagttcaataacaaatcaataaaaaaaataactgtggGGAATGTGTTCTAATATTTACTTTCTTTGCTATTTTGTAAACCCAACAAGTCAGTTGGTGCCAATGAGGACAGAGGACAAAGACCACTCACCTCCCATGGCGGCAGGCCGTGTAGACCGAGCCGTCCTCGCTCCCCACCACAAAGTTGTTCACGTCGCCCAGAGGGAAGGCCATGGAGGTGACGGCCACCGCTTTGCTCTGTTTGAACACCAGCTCCAGACTGTCCTGCAGGGATAATCAACACGCAGACTCAGACTCCGCGTCTCATATTTATTAGGACAGCGTGTCTCTACGTCATCCATTCAAGTTTGATGTACCTGTGGCTGGGAGAGCATGTCCAGGCTCCAGGAGCACATTTTGCCGTCGGTGGAAATGCTGATCAGGTTGTTAGCATTTTGGGTTCCGACCACGTTGACGCAGTAGACTGGGTGCTGAACACAGCAGAGCAGTTAGGAGTTAGACAACATACATTTACCAGGAAAGGTCAGCCAgatgcaaagacaaaaaactatCACAAAAAGTACACATATTAGAAGAACTTTGTTTGTGAGACGTTATGGTTGGGTGCCGTTttcttttggggacgtcatttgaatttgggaaaaaaattgaagttagAATAAAAGattatatattgcaatatatcgcagaatatagcaatatgtttaaaatcgcaataatattgcatcgtggcataagtatcgtgatgatatcgtattgggaggcgtctggtgagtCCCACCCTGGTGGACATACAGGTGTGTGAGCTCCAGTGCCTTACTGTGTGTGCAGCTGCAGACAGGGGAGTTCTCTGGACAGGGGTGCGCTTGTTGCTCCTGTTGTCCCATAAGACAATCTGTCCGGAGTACGTCCCACCCACTACCAGGTTGGGGTGGAACTTTGCAAAGCCGGCTGACATCACCTCTGACTGGAGGAAGcaaataatgcatttaaatatCTCCACTTCTGCCTAAGCATTTAGCTGTATtaatcttaaaacaagataTCTTGTGATGTGAACTCTCTTTAAGATAATGTCTTTATGCCAGGGGTTTGTAGCACAATTGCATGTGAATTCTTTCCTTACCTGGCAGTGGAAGATGTACTCAGGTGTGGCCTTCTTGTACTTCAGGTTCCAGACCAGAGCCACTCCATCCGGCTCATGGGGGGCGTCCTCGTTGTTGTTATATGAAGCCACCAGCAGCTCTGGATACTGAGAGGAACATAGCAGCAGACAATAGAAGAAGCAGTGAAGCAACGAAAGAATCCTTTAAAGTTGAATGTATGCTTCTGCATTAAATCGAGGCCGTAGGTACGTGGAGATAAGGACCCCATGCTGGACCCTACTCTGTAGCCTGACGCACCTCTCAAAAACACGTCACGGCGCAGACCACAACAGCTGTGATTAGTCCGcttggccgtggcttggtagcgttgcatttccttCTACTTATAAGGTTTGTGAGGTCACTTACGTGGGCTACTGTGAAAGCTCTGTGTGGTACCTCTGGAAGATCTGCTTTATCATATGCACAAATATCTTGagtcaaatgtattgttttggggagaaaatTGTGTGTAGAAAGCCGTAGAGAAGCCAAGGCAGAATACAATAACATCCATTATGGCTCTTCAAGGTCAAGtttgcttttaatatttttatgtagATAAATagcataataaaaaaacaaagtattgcCAAATTTTCAATATCCTGCCTACAACTCCTTTGGCtggacaacaaaataagtttaatgttatttttctccGGCGAGTTAGGGTCTTTCGGCTTTTGGCTTTGCAGCATACATCCCACTAAGAGCCACAAATGGATCGGCAGAGTGCTTTCAGACAGTCCGTTCTCACTGAACCACTACCGAGGGTGCGGTTTGGGACGTTGTAATAGGATGAATTTCTCTGTAGGGATcagtaacaaacaaaaacccacctGAGGTGACCAGTCCAGACAGGTAACCACTCTGTTTTTAGTCCAGCGCTCATCTGCAAACTGTCTGTTGAGAACCAGCTTTGCACCTGCCTGCAAATCCCTGTGAGGGACCAAAACAGAAGACAGATCGATTAGCTAACCATCCATGTGTTATTTTAACTTTGACCTCCATTATTAACAATTTCTTCTCTTATGTGCCCCACCCCTCCTTATCCTCTAGATCTCTGCCGCTGTAGTCGAAGCAGACGTCCACATGCTCAGCCAGAGCTCTCTCCACAATTCTGCTGCCTCGCTCGAAAAACGACAGGAATTCCTCAGAGTGCAGGACTTGCagcttctcttcttctgtcagCTCTTTGGGAGTGTCTATACACAGAGAATTCAATATGGAGAAATGATATTGCGTACTGGTAACATTGTGCTGGATAGACAGAAATATGCAAAAAACAATCCGTACTGGTAAATTGAGACTATTATTTCCCATGAATCTCTTACAGCCCAGTGGTTCCTGGGATCTGTGGCATTAACAGCCAGCTCACAGAGAGGTTACATGTTACACACTTCTGTCCTCaccctcctcctgctcttcaCCGTGTTCATCTTTCTCATCCTGGGTATCCTCTGCTGTTGGGGGAGCAGTTGTatcctcatcctcttcctcatcttgaagacacacacacacacacacacacattagtttATTATTCTATTTATAATAAGCCATGGCAAAAGATTTGGAAAACACCTAtccgtgtttgtttgtgtaccTGCTTTTTGATCGGTGTGTGTCAGTGCCTCCGTAGTgggtgtctgtgtttctttggaGTAGGACACCATTTCCTTTGGGACAAAGTCCACCTGGGTCACTTTGGACATTCCCAGCCTCACTGCTCCACGTCTACACATACAAACGCACACAATGGTGGAAATAAGCACACACTTACAAAGGTTTGCAATACAAAGCAGAACAGGACgcaacatttacacatttacatgtagagaCATAAACAATGATATACAGACATAATATTAACACATTTAGACAACTCTAAGATGAAACCACACAAACTGAATAAGGTTGGCAGACAAgctaaaggagagaggaggagcagTACCCCATCAGCTCAGAGTCGGAGTGGAGTTGCAGAGTAGAGGGGTCAGGATCCCAATGCAATGTCCTAATACAGCCAAACCACCAGATGGTGTTAGTTAGAGAAAgacaggacagacagaaagaaagaaaagggaaaagagaaaccaaacacaaaagACAGGCAAAAGCCAATCAAGGgatgggacagagagagaagaacgGAGTGTGTGTTAATTGAGAAACGTCAGCGTGCCGGTAAAAAGGCAAAAGAGGAGACAGGTCAGAATTCATCAAGTATATTTACCATGGTAACAGACACACTGGGCATGCAGGTACAAACCACaattacattaataaatgaCCTAAAATGAACAATTATTATCTCCGGACGCACGCTcgaacgcacgcacacacacacacacaccttggtcCTGCGTTTCCGTCCCCAGAATCTTGGCTTCCTGCATCGCTGCCCACTGATTTGTTGGAGGGAGACATGGGGGCGGGGACTAGGTAGTGAAACAGACACGTATCTTCTGTTACTACCCTCAGGGGCTGAGCTGTAAGTGCATGTTTGTAGGTGTGTGAGTCAAcaggtgagtgagtgagtgagtgagtgagtgagtgagggagggagggagggagggagggagggagggagggaatgaaagaaggagggaaggagtGTGTGAATGAGTTTGCATGCAGTAAGGAGGACAAAATAACAGACaaaggggagagaagagagaatgaaaataaatggcagGCAGGTTTTAGGTGgcatgcacaaacaacagttaACAACATGTAAAATGTTGAGATATTGTGAGATATTGTGAGATATTGTGAGAGGTGGGCATAACTGGCAGTGACAGACACCAACTAGTCCAACGAGTTAGAGGAGCCTTTTATAAACACTGCTAATTGCATCAggcaaacaacaagaaaattatGGGAGATAAGTCAGCGTGAAagctaaaaaaagaagcatgCAGGCATTGTGTGTTTACCGTGGGCTATGTCAGGGGTTATGCCGACACTCTGCAGCATCATCTctgcctccctcctcttcctctctagGTCAGAGTCTTCATGACCAGCTGAGGACCCCGCCTCAGCGCCACGCTTCGAGTCTCCCTACAGAGTACAGAACAAGCTAAAGACAGAGCAGCAGCCCAGCAGGTTCTTCGgtgataaatgaaatgaagtTATTGCTTCCACCGCTTAcatccttctttttcttctcctcttcttttctcttcttctcctctcgaATCTGGGCGATCCGTTGCTTCTTCCTCTCCAGTTCAGCCTTCAGCTCACTCTTGTCAGACATActgcaggaggaagagaagacatACTTCTTGACATGCTTCACTTATAACACACCCAGACCAGAAACCTCACTAAATATCTCAATGTAAATACAAGGCTTACAGGGCGTTTGTAAGGCTGCAACTGACAAATATGTTCATTACTTTAATCTGAATCTTTTCccattgattaattgtttagtcCAGGGATCTCCAaaagggggtcctcagagtcagtGCAGGGGGGCCTCCACATTATTGATAATTTGGaaaagttttttcaaaaattaaaaagtcttaaaatgcatccaaaatattattagcaaatataaatccccactgcttactggcctatgGGTAAGTTTGAgtagtcactaaggccatccacagatacactcttaaggattcactgtattatttaacattaaaagatgattcataaaatcaaaacaattattaggcaattttaattttattctatgcaaaaaaatacCAGAATTAGCCCTGGGCCTATTATACTGGGAACATGTGAACACCAGCCAGCTGATGATAACAATGTTCTCTTTATATGATTTCTCCATAATGACACGCCTAACGGGCAATGATTATTCAAAAGCTATTAGGCTGGGTCATTTTATAATGAATCCCTCAGttgtatttacaaataaatattctAATAGTTTATTAGACTCTTACTCCTACTAAGTTACATATATTTAAAGTCAGAGCAAGCAGCGCTTTAAATGATGGTGTAGTCAtgtcaggacacacacacacacgctacatTCTTTAAATTACTGTGAAAGCTTTATTCTATTTGTGAAATGCAACATAAGGGAGAGTTTAATGCTTATTTTTCATCAAGATCACATTGGGACACATTATACTAGAGAGATTTGTGAACCCATTATAGTGATCTTGATGTGGGGGGGAGAAAAGCAGTCACATCACATCTCCctttttgcattttcacaaaCAGAATAGCTAAAGCTTTCACAAATCTCGCAGTGGGTTTCAGGCAGCTTAAATGCTATAGCTAGCTACCTAAATAGTGTTGAGAAGCTTTCACAAAAGTGAAAAGGTGCAAAAAATAGCGGGCCAGTCGCTCCTTAATGTTTCCCTTAACTTTCCTCTTAACCTTAACTGTCCAATAGGGAAGCTAACTACAGTGTTGTTACAAACTGGTCATAATTATGTGCTAAAGCTAATCCTGTTAGCTATGTTGTAACCTAACTAGTGTTCAGAACAGATGGACAACCGAGACGCTCCAACCGCTGTCATACTAACCgcagttaaaaataaactaaactagcTATTCTTCGTCATAAATCGCTCATTTAGTGAACGCTTCACGTTATAAAGGCTCTGGGTCAATTATTTGTCCAACATTTGTATATTCTAGCTAATTAACGGCTACACTCTCAGTGTCAGAACCGAGAGCTAACGTTACCGTCGCtacgttagcatgctaacggtAATCTCCATGGCACCCGGCGGGCCTACTGTCACAATAAGCGACTAACGGTAGCGCCGCAAACCGACGCCCGAGCCTTTCTGCTTTATTGTCCGTTGACTGGCACGTACAAAAGCAACACAGTTATTGAGGCATTGTAAAATACCTGATATCAGATGTTAGTTTTCGGGAGACAGATTAGGATATAATCCGGTTTTGTATGCGTTAGGTCTGAAGAGAAGGGATGATGGTGGAGATTGATGATGCTGGAAGAAGTGAAGtaatcatagacagttaaagtaAGAGTGAAGAAGAGAGGCAGTAGTCTAGTCCAACGCGAAGAAGAACAACCGTTGAAGAAGAGTCCCCCTACTGGCAGGAGGAGTTAGCTACACTCTCCTGGAGAATTCCTTTATACTTAGAGTTGTGTTTATCTATTAAACAACCGTcatgaaaaaagtatttaaatccTTTATTTAAGTCCAATTGATTATTCTACCAAAATATGCCATTACAcataaagtcctgcattgaaagtTGAACGTAAAAGTAGGCTTACAGgaggcagtagctcagtccgtcgGGTGTTGGGTTGGGAGGGTGGGATAAGTCCACATACATGTCAAAAtatgagcaaggcaccaaacccctaACTGCCTTTCCacgggcagcccccccccccccgacagctctccatttagtgcatgtataggtacagAGCAAGTGTGTGTAATTCTGGtctgtgtgtaacaacaacagagtgtaaatttcCCCtcgtgggactaataaaggatacattattatttagagAAAAATATAGAAGAGAGTCTTGATCATGGGGAATGTCCAATTCCTGAGTGTTGAATGATTATACTACTGGATAATTATTACTGATGGGTTAACATGTAAGCAGCATATTAACGTTGCAGCTTCCTGTAATGGAAAGTCGTGTTTGGTCGTTTCAAATATTTCTTCCGATTTTATCAACTGTTCGTatgcattttaagaaaaatcttAATCTTCAAAGTAAGTACCAACCAAGGTGGCATGGTGGCCCactggttagcactgtggcctcacagcaagaaggttctggttgtgaatccaggtcgttccggcCCTGgaactggctcagatctggctGCTGGCTGCCCACATCCCCTAAACCCATCCCCTTGAGAGATGGAATGCAGGGAATGAGTTTTGCTAAAGTACCTTAACTATAACTGTCAAATATGTGAAGCAAAACAATCAAATGCAGGGAAGGAAgtccattttgttttcaaacacatgcaaatattaACACactaaatgaaatataaattcACACATATTTATTACAAGTAGCCAATCCATTTTGTTCTTACTACATTGATTTTATTCAATACAAAAGTTTTTGTGCAAATCTTATGAACACCCATGAAAAAATGAGTCAAAGTGTGGTTTCTCATGCATGCTGTGAAGCATTGTCTACATGTCTATCCTGTACAACATATGATCATTTGCATTTGATTTGAGTTTTTAATGTGAATTTGTTCACAGTCATGTCTTGGTTTGGTGATTTAATGTTGTGGTCTTATGCTGCATAGAAGGTTATCATCTGTTTTTACTCTGGTTCGGGAGCTGGATTGGGATAACGAAAGGGGTCGTACAGGTCACGTGTGAAATCATAAGGGTCAATGTAAGGGGTCTTCTGGGTGGTTGGAGCTTCAGGGACACTTTCTTTGGCTTTTGCTACTTCCTCTTTCTCCACTTTCTCTTCAGTTTGGGCCTCTGGCGCAGTAGTTTCCTGGATGGGGCGGGGAGGGTGATCAATGAGGCAGTCAGGGTCCCAGTATGGGTCACAGTCGTACTCCATAGCTTTAACAGTGATAGCAGGAGGGGGGACTGGGACAGACTTTTTGGGAGCAGGAGGAGCCGGGGGTAGTTGGGGAGGAGCAGCATCTCTTATCTTCTCCCCTGTTTTGGGCCTGCAGGCGGGGTTGACTCGTGGGTCACACAGTACCGGAACCGCCCCTGTTGGCAGGTAGACGATCTGAGGTTTGCACAGTGGATCTTTGGGATTACACAGATAGACTCTCTGAGCTTTCTCCAGAGGGTCTGGTGTGGGAGCAGGGGTggtgggagggggaggaggcTGGGTGGTGGTAGATGGTGCTGCGGTGGTAGTCAGTACACCCATGACACTTTGGTAACTGGAGGCATCTGGGCCATAGGTCCACTCCAAGTGACGCATCTGCTGATACAACATCCTGATCCTGTCGATCTCGTAGAGctgataaaacacaaacatatgtcATAGAAAAGTTGTTTTCGCTGAATAATCCAAGAAGAGTCACATACATTAGAATCAACATCAACCTACCCCTTCAATGTGCCCAATACTGTTGTAGAATCGGTAGTAGGACTGGAAATCCGGAGAGCCTCTGTACCATTTTGGGTCAATGTTCCTCTTAGGTCGAGAATTAGTCAAGAAGTTATGTGCCTGAGCAAAGCCGATGTTAACCGGATTTCCTGTGGAAGAACACAGAatgagtcatttttatttaattatctgTTATTTAGACATAAACCCAGGTAACATTGAGAGACCAGATCTGTTCTTCCAGGGAGTCCTGGTCATAAATTATAAGTGGGagagtatttattattttttttatttttaagattatcaGGCTTAGCCTTTAAATGCTCATAAGTACCAGaattattgattattgaaaCGTTAACAGGATAACTATTATTGGTGTGAAGAAAGTTAGCGCCAGCTATAACAGTCTTAAAAGTCTTACTACTTTTATGTCTGGAGATAAATACACTCATACATTAAGGAGAGTATTTAGCTCTTAAATCAgaacttaaatataaaaatacacttgAAACATACTGTGATTATATAATGTGTGTGATTAGAATCTACAAGAAGGTGGCAGATTAAATACCTCCAGGATTCTTTACTTTCATCAGAGATGTTGCTTCTAGCAAACCTGGAGGGAGGCAGAGATCACGTTAGACACCCAAACAACATAACACTCCCTCTGCAAAGCATTACACTAAAAGAGACAACCTGTGACTACAATTAtcatttcaactttttattgCTATGGTTCTCCCATAGGTCAGATGAAACAAGAATTTCACTAATTTTACTTGGACAAACCTGGCATTAGCAGCACGTAGCATAGTGCCCTCAACAGGGACACCTGGGAAATCATCCTCGACATCTGCAACTGCAATATCACACAAAAcctttattatttagtattGTGCCTTACATCACTGTTGTTATTCATAAAAGCCAATATGCAATTGAATGCATGTTAAAAGCACAAAATGAgttcaaagtaaataaatatgcCGGGACACCAAAAAATGTCCCAGACATTAACCACTACATGAAGATATTGCTGGCAAGGCAAAAACTACCTGATTAGAAAACAAATCACCTGGCAATAAGATTGTATTTCTTGTGAAGTTGCTACTTGACTTGCCATGATATCATGTCTTCAAAATTCTTCTTTATGGACATTTTCTACACAACATAAGCAAAGCAAAGCAAGGGTTGCCTTGTTTGTACAGTTCTACTTTTAAACTTgagtaaaaaagaaacctgCTCACCTGCTGTTGCATCTCACCCAGTCCTGTTCTAATCCACTGCACAACATAACTGTTCATAAATACTGCTGTTGATACTGGGGTCTTTCCATTGGCCACTGAGGTGCACGTAGGCTTGACTCCACCCCTCATGCATTTTCTGTCGAGACGTGGACGAGCTCATTAGCACAATGAGTATGAACAAGCAGTAGAAGACCAGCTTCAAACAAAATGGGACTTGTAAAGCCACAAGGAACAGTCCTGTGACAGCAGGTCACCTTCTGGGTGCACATGCAGTCCAGTTTCTTAAGGTTTCCATGGGGTCCTGGTGCTGGATGAAGCCATCAGCGGATGTAGCatgcaattaaaaaacactATGTATCTCTAAATCCATAGCtgccaaacacacaacatgttCTGAATTTCCCTTGAATTTATGGACCAAATGTGCAAAGATGGTGACATGAACTGTAGCGTAATTCTTGAGAGAACATGCCTGCAAGATAAAAATGAACCCTCTGTCCCAAAACAGCTGGATATGTCCTTTTATCTTTGATCTTGGGCAGTCAGATGACAGAGGGTGAGCCAAGTCAACTGCTGTTTAAATCCCCTGGAAATATGCAGGAATTATGGGCTAGCTTGTCCAAACACCAGGTCACTGTAACACAGCCTGGAAAATTGTTGTTTAAGGCAGGGacttcaacagggggtctgggaCCCCTAGGGGGGGCCTCAGAGTCAGtgcaggggggcctccaaattgttgtttaaaaaatgaaagtcttttaaaaaacatgaatccaTATtgttagcaaatataaatccctaCTGCCTGCTGGCCtgtaggtaaggtagtcaccaAGGGTTCACTGTTTcatatgtatgtttaacattaaaacataatttaaaaaagaaagccaaTAAGTACAACTTCAAATACAACATTCATATAGTAAGGGGTCTGTGCTCCGTCTTTCTTAGAAGCTTCAAaatgcctttttgttttgtttcacataTATTTCTAAATGCctatatattaaaaatacacatacattgcACTAATACGTTTATAaattgtattgttattgttattagcATACCAAAAACTCTTTTCCCTTGtattatatctttaaaaatgaataaataaaaggataCCAGTGTGATCCAGGCAGAATATAATGTTTGGGGCCAtgttaaacaaacaacacatttcaagTGTGAACATGAATTATTGATAATAGTAATTGATGATATATGATGTAATCCATTAGAGTCAGTTGCTTTGAGTGTGTGCGCTGCCAAATACCCATCCCAGCTCAGCCAGGTCCTACATTTCAGCCCACTAATTTTACCACATGTCCAAGTCATCTTTTGACTTTCTTCATATTCATTTTTGCCCACCTGCTCAGTGTTTGTACTTTCAACACTGGAGGAAATTCTATCCGTCAAACCAGCAGGTAAAGCAGCGATCAAAGAGTGCAAGAAGGAGCCGGGGAGTCTATGGGGGCTCTGCCAGGTGGCTAATGGTGAACATCGTACTGTAATTGCTCTGAGCAAATGACAAAAATGGAAGGGTAGGGCACCTGTTACTTTAAAtgatatacatttattttccctgTCCACTGAGACACACAGCCGCCTCACTAAATAAATCAACTAATTTTACAGAAGGTGTAAGCAgggtgaaaaacaacaacatataatGCACTTAGGAATCTGAcatgatcttttattatattttgcagGCTTGTCAGAGTAGcacttttttataacttataTATATTGGCaatattaataaacaaattgaGCCATTAGTTTAGTACATGTTACCAATGGATATCTGGATAAGCCTTGTGGCAGTCgtgctgaaatatttaaagaaaatgacaaaacagtaTGTATTACAAAAGCTTTATGATGTTGAATGAGATTCTAAATAATATCCCCATTGTACTGAGatggaaaattaaaatatgtcacTAGGATCTAGGCTATTAATTacacaatattaaaacacaccTTTTAAGGGACAATTACCCGTGTCCCAAAATCATTAAATACTTCTTAATCAAGCAGTAAACCACTTCATTGCGctgttagttttattttaagttaaagCAATAATGAAGAATATCTCACAGAATATCTGCATTACTGCAATGTACAGCAGCTTTTGTTCAACTTTAACACCACCTTCAGGGTATCAATTATCATAATTTGTGGCCCTCTGATCTTCAAGTGAAATTACACCTTGTCCTGGAGCTCTCTGCAGGACACAAGAGGATCAGCTCTAGAGTAATGTTTTGAGCTCTACACCATTCATTCCACAGCTAAGCTAACCTGTGCTTGGGCAAGATTACCACTGGGTGGTACTTTGTTTTCCTGTTGTAAAATGATGTAGCATTGCAGATGTTCAGATGAAACGTCTCTCTTGGTTGCTGCAGAAGAAGATTTGCAGAGTCAAATGGGCTGAAAAGAATCCAAATAACAAATTTGGTCTGGGCCAGTGACGGCCCACAgagtccacttctttaactcaGCCCACACCAGAATGACGATCTGTGGGTGGGGAAGACATGGCTGCAGGAGCAGGACTGTGTATGGGGAATTATATAGTCTTCTCTCAGCTGATTGGATGAACGCAGCTGGCTCTAAGGTTGTGGCGGTATATAGGACCAGACCAGGTTCAGCACTGGCAGAAGCCCGAGCTACGCCACAAGTCAACCACACTTTCCATCCGTGGTGGAGAAGAAGGGTTAGAACAGCTTGGTTCCTATGATATTTTATTACACTGAAATTCTACCTTGCACATTTTGGGAATGGGAAAGGCTAAGGGACTTGTTTTAGGATATGGGGATGACTGAGCCCATGATAATTGTGATGCTGCaactttttgtatgtgtattattataat
The window above is part of the Etheostoma cragini isolate CJK2018 chromosome 12, CSU_Ecrag_1.0, whole genome shotgun sequence genome. Proteins encoded here:
- the LOC117954868 gene encoding cytoplasmic dynein 1 intermediate chain 2-like isoform X3 — protein: MSDKSELKAELERKKQRIAQIREEKKRKEEEKKKKDGDSKRGAEAGSSAGHEDSDLERKRREAEMMLQSVGITPDIAHAQPLRVVTEDTCLFHYLVPAPMSPSNKSVGSDAGSQDSGDGNAGPRRGAVRLGMSKVTQVDFVPKEMVSYSKETQTPTTEALTHTDQKADEEEDEDTTAPPTAEDTQDEKDEHGEEQEEDTPKELTEEEKLQVLHSEEFLSFFERGSRIVERALAEHVDVCFDYSGRDLEDKEGDLQAGAKLVLNRQFADERWTKNRVVTCLDWSPQYPELLVASYNNNEDAPHEPDGVALVWNLKYKKATPEYIFHCQSEVMSAGFAKFHPNLVVGGTYSGQIVLWDNRSNKRTPVQRTPLSAAAHTHPVYCVNVVGTQNANNLISISTDGKMCSWSLDMLSQPQDSLELVFKQSKAVAVTSMAFPLGDVNNFVVGSEDGSVYTACRHGSKAGITEVFEGHHGPVTGLSCHSAGGPVDFSHLFISASFDWTVKLWSTKSTRPLYSFEDSCDYVYDAMWSPTHPALFACVDLAGRLDLWNLNNDTEVPTASVCVEGASALNRVRWAHSGKEIATGDSEGQVQVYDVGEQICVPKADEWTRFVRTLADINENRDEAEELANV
- the LOC117954868 gene encoding dynein, cytoplasmic 1, intermediate chain 2a-like isoform X1, which codes for MSDKSELKAELERKKQRIAQIREEKKRKEEEKKKKDGDSKRGAEAGSSAGHEDSDLERKRREAEMMLQSVGITPDIAHAQPLRVVTEDTCLFHYLVPAPMSPSNKSVGSDAGSQDSGDGNAGPRTLHWDPDPSTLQLHSDSELMGRGAVRLGMSKVTQVDFVPKEMVSYSKETQTPTTEALTHTDQKADEEEDEDTTAPPTAEDTQDEKDEHGEEQEEDTPKELTEEEKLQVLHSEEFLSFFERGSRIVERALAEHVDVCFDYSGRDLEDKEGDLQAGAKLVLNRQFADERWTKNRVVTCLDWSPQYPELLVASYNNNEDAPHEPDGVALVWNLKYKKATPEYIFHCQSEVMSAGFAKFHPNLVVGGTYSGQIVLWDNRSNKRTPVQRTPLSAAAHTHPVYCVNVVGTQNANNLISISTDGKMCSWSLDMLSQPQDSLELVFKQSKAVAVTSMAFPLGDVNNFVVGSEDGSVYTACRHGSKAGITEVFEGHHGPVTGLSCHSAGGPVDFSHLFISASFDWTVKLWSTKSTRPLYSFEDSCDYVYDAMWSPTHPALFACVDLAGRLDLWNLNNDTEVPTASVCVEGASALNRVRWAHSGKEIATGDSEGQVQVYDVGEQICVPKADEWTRFVRTLADINENRDEAEELANV